In Streptomyces sp. NBC_00306, a single genomic region encodes these proteins:
- a CDS encoding DUF6597 domain-containing transcriptional factor, with protein sequence MYVERPSRLEGAAVWTRTPADLPGPAHPVLPDGCMDLMVVDGRLLVAGPDSRAQIADTRLITAMGVRFAPGTAPALLGVPAHELRDRRVDIADLWGAAEARRLTERILTAADPAGELETVAIARAAGADRPDPVLGEVVRRLDEGGTVAGAASAAGLGARQLHRRSLLAFGYGPKTLARVLRLQRALTLVRAGVPYADAALTAGCADQAHLAREMRGLGGTTLSAYAESAKNEIPQPSGSSTTA encoded by the coding sequence ATGTACGTGGAACGCCCGTCGCGCCTGGAGGGCGCCGCCGTGTGGACCCGCACCCCGGCCGACCTCCCGGGTCCCGCCCACCCCGTACTGCCCGACGGCTGCATGGACCTCATGGTGGTCGACGGCCGGCTCCTCGTGGCCGGTCCCGACTCCCGCGCCCAGATCGCGGACACCCGGCTCATCACGGCCATGGGTGTCCGGTTCGCCCCTGGCACCGCGCCCGCGCTCCTCGGCGTACCGGCGCACGAACTGCGGGACCGGCGTGTCGACATCGCCGATCTGTGGGGTGCGGCCGAGGCCCGCAGGCTCACCGAGCGCATCCTGACGGCCGCCGACCCCGCCGGGGAGCTGGAGACCGTGGCGATCGCCCGCGCCGCGGGCGCCGACCGTCCCGACCCGGTGCTGGGCGAGGTCGTCCGCCGTCTCGACGAGGGCGGCACCGTCGCCGGCGCCGCCTCCGCGGCCGGCCTCGGCGCCCGCCAGCTGCACCGCCGCTCCCTGCTCGCCTTCGGATACGGGCCCAAGACCCTGGCCCGGGTGCTGCGGCTCCAGCGCGCGCTGACGCTGGTGCGGGCCGGAGTGCCGTACGCCGACGCCGCACTCACCGCGGGCTGCGCCGACCAGGCGCACCTCGCCCGGGAGATGCGGGGCCTCGGGGGTACGACCCTCAGTGCTTACGCGGAGTCCGCGAAGAACGAGATCCCACAGCCGTCGGGGTCGAGCACCACGGCGTAG
- a CDS encoding VOC family protein — protein sequence MTPRLDAIGIVASDMAASLAFYRRIGLDIPADADTAPHAEATLPNGLRVLWDTEETIRSFDPEWTRPTGGGERIGLAFRCDSPAEVDAVYADLTAAGYQGHLKPWDAFWGQRYAVVLDPDGCGISFFADSA from the coding sequence ATGACTCCACGACTCGACGCGATCGGCATCGTCGCCTCCGACATGGCCGCATCTCTCGCCTTCTACCGCCGCATCGGCCTGGACATCCCGGCCGACGCCGATACCGCCCCGCACGCCGAGGCGACGCTGCCCAACGGGCTGCGTGTGCTGTGGGACACCGAGGAGACCATCCGCTCCTTCGACCCCGAGTGGACCCGCCCCACGGGCGGCGGCGAGCGCATCGGTCTCGCCTTCCGCTGCGACAGCCCGGCCGAGGTGGACGCCGTGTACGCGGACCTCACCGCGGCCGGGTACCAGGGGCACCTCAAGCCCTGGGACGCGTTCTGGGGGCAGCGCTACGCCGTGGTGCTCGACCCCGACGGCTGTGGGATCTCGTTCTTCGCGGACTCCGCGTAA
- a CDS encoding GDSL-type esterase/lipase family protein translates to MTTCPAPDTTGSAPATTGPATGPALATAGSGTVRARRYRAAATLCALAVLPATATLGTPAAVAAEAKPDALVTMGDSFISGEGARWQGNAEGLKNFGGIPQALRDATDRVKTAGIGLEKIYSPGCHRADAAVIGAGTPKRFNIACSGAATTHLSRNFRAEESQLARLRTLATENNVTVVVVSVGGNDVRLTDTMKVCADAWKNDRYCSTDTAVTGPAVERVRTVGAKVARAVEAVRAAVKDTGSSPRILVQSYPLPLASGKAATTAAHDENGWDRWSAYGCPFYNRDLRWIATGLGAALNREIKKAAVRTGADHVDLGRLLDGHQVCGKQPLQTAFAADGTVVSPPAAKAEWVRYVPRTKTELPADEAQELLHPNYYGQQALGRCLTLVVGRLATAGPGMDAQCRGAAGKAPEQVGVTFTR, encoded by the coding sequence ATGACCACATGCCCCGCCCCTGACACGACCGGATCCGCGCCTGCCACCACGGGGCCGGCCACGGGGCCGGCCCTCGCCACGGCCGGATCCGGGACGGTGCGCGCACGCCGGTACCGGGCCGCCGCGACGCTGTGCGCCCTCGCGGTGCTGCCCGCCACGGCCACCTTGGGCACCCCGGCCGCCGTGGCGGCCGAGGCGAAGCCCGACGCTCTGGTGACCATGGGCGACAGCTTCATCTCCGGCGAGGGCGCCCGGTGGCAGGGGAACGCCGAAGGGCTCAAGAACTTCGGCGGGATCCCGCAGGCCCTGCGCGATGCGACCGACCGTGTGAAGACCGCGGGCATCGGCCTGGAGAAGATCTACAGCCCCGGCTGCCACCGCGCGGACGCCGCCGTCATCGGTGCGGGCACCCCGAAGCGCTTCAACATCGCCTGTTCCGGGGCGGCGACGACGCATCTGTCGCGGAACTTCCGCGCGGAGGAGTCGCAGCTGGCCCGGCTGAGGACGCTGGCCACCGAGAACAACGTCACGGTGGTCGTCGTCTCGGTCGGCGGGAACGACGTCCGCCTGACGGACACGATGAAGGTGTGCGCCGACGCCTGGAAGAACGACCGCTACTGCTCGACCGACACCGCGGTCACCGGTCCGGCCGTCGAGCGCGTGCGCACCGTGGGCGCCAAGGTGGCCCGGGCCGTCGAGGCGGTCCGGGCAGCGGTCAAGGACACCGGGTCCTCCCCGCGCATCCTCGTGCAGTCCTATCCGCTGCCGCTGGCCTCGGGGAAGGCGGCCACGACCGCCGCGCACGACGAGAACGGCTGGGACCGCTGGAGCGCGTACGGCTGTCCCTTCTACAACCGTGACCTGCGCTGGATCGCGACCGGTCTGGGCGCCGCCCTCAACCGGGAGATCAAGAAGGCGGCCGTGCGGACCGGCGCGGACCACGTCGACCTCGGCCGGCTGCTCGACGGCCACCAGGTCTGTGGCAAGCAGCCTCTCCAGACCGCGTTCGCCGCGGACGGCACCGTCGTCTCGCCGCCCGCCGCCAAGGCCGAATGGGTCCGCTACGTGCCGCGGACGAAGACCGAACTCCCCGCCGACGAGGCACAGGAGCTCCTGCACCCCAACTACTACGGTCAGCAGGCGCTCGGCCGCTGTCTGACGCTCGTCGTCGGCCGGCTGGCGACCGCCGGGCCGGGCATGGACGCCCAGTGCCGCGGAGCCGCGGGGAAGGCTCCGGAACAGGTCGGCGTGACGTTCACGCGCTGA
- a CDS encoding CbtA family protein, whose protein sequence is MNSISVRALLVRGMLAGLVAGAVAMAVAYFLGEGPVDSAIAFEESHSHEHGGEELVTRAMQSTAGLATGVLVFGVAVGGIAALAYCVALGRIGRFGPRATAALLALGALLSVYVVPYLKYPPNPPAVGDPDTIGQRTSLYFLMVLLSVLLSVAAVILGKRLAPRLGNWNATIAAGGAFVVAVGLAYAFLPSFNEVPKGFPATVVWEFRLATLAIQATLWTVFGLVFGFLAERLLTPRTVPAAEERASASPAVAAN, encoded by the coding sequence ATGAACTCCATATCTGTGAGAGCCCTGCTCGTCCGCGGCATGCTCGCCGGACTGGTCGCGGGCGCGGTCGCGATGGCCGTCGCGTACTTCCTGGGTGAGGGTCCGGTCGACTCCGCCATCGCGTTCGAGGAGAGCCACTCCCACGAGCACGGCGGCGAGGAACTGGTCACCAGGGCCATGCAGTCGACCGCGGGGCTCGCCACCGGTGTGCTCGTCTTCGGTGTGGCGGTCGGCGGCATCGCCGCCCTCGCCTACTGTGTCGCGCTCGGCCGCATCGGCCGGTTCGGTCCGCGCGCCACGGCCGCGCTGCTCGCGCTCGGTGCGCTGCTGAGTGTGTACGTCGTGCCGTATCTGAAGTACCCGCCGAACCCGCCGGCCGTCGGGGATCCCGACACGATCGGCCAGCGGACCTCGCTGTACTTCCTGATGGTCCTGCTCAGCGTGCTGCTGTCGGTGGCCGCGGTGATCCTCGGCAAGCGGCTGGCCCCGCGCCTGGGCAACTGGAACGCGACGATCGCCGCGGGCGGTGCGTTCGTGGTCGCCGTCGGTCTCGCCTACGCGTTCCTGCCGTCGTTCAACGAGGTGCCGAAGGGCTTCCCGGCCACGGTGGTCTGGGAGTTCCGGCTGGCGACGCTGGCCATCCAGGCGACGCTGTGGACCGTCTTCGGTCTGGTCTTCGGCTTCCTGGCCGAGCGGCTTCTGACGCCGAGGACGGTGCCGGCGGCGGAGGAGAGAGCCTCGGCCTCCCCTGCCGTGGCAGCGAACTGA
- a CDS encoding CbtB domain-containing protein, translated as MAQSVAPATTAPAITPISLKAIAPWAVFFGILMLVLLYFVGAEQGATSLIAGENVHEWVHDGRHLLGFPCH; from the coding sequence ATGGCTCAGTCCGTTGCGCCCGCCACCACCGCGCCGGCCATCACTCCCATCTCGCTGAAGGCGATTGCTCCCTGGGCGGTCTTCTTCGGCATTCTGATGCTGGTCCTGCTGTACTTCGTCGGCGCCGAGCAGGGCGCCACCTCGCTCATCGCCGGTGAGAACGTTCACGAGTGGGTCCACGACGGACGCCACCTGCTCGGCTTCCCCTGCCACTGA
- a CDS encoding histidine phosphatase family protein, producing the protein MTVRVMLVSPATTAAVREARFGADEPLDELGARAARAAAGDLPRVQQPLCGPSLRCRATAEALGLQAEPADRLGDWDMGRWRGRRLDEVSASEPEAVAAWLSDPSAVPHGGESLTALRARAGDWLRSLPDDAGRVLAVVEPAFARAVTVHALGLPTEVFWRLDVAPLTLTELSGRAGRWNLRCGRPLAGERDRP; encoded by the coding sequence ATGACAGTACGGGTGATGTTGGTCTCACCTGCGACGACGGCCGCGGTGCGGGAAGCGCGCTTCGGGGCGGACGAGCCGCTGGACGAGCTCGGGGCACGCGCGGCCCGGGCCGCCGCGGGCGATCTGCCGCGGGTCCAACAGCCGTTGTGCGGACCGTCTTTGCGCTGCCGCGCGACGGCCGAGGCGCTGGGGCTTCAGGCCGAACCGGCGGACCGGCTCGGCGACTGGGACATGGGCCGCTGGCGGGGTCGGCGGCTGGACGAGGTGAGCGCGAGCGAACCCGAGGCGGTGGCCGCCTGGCTGTCCGACCCGTCGGCCGTCCCGCACGGCGGCGAGTCCCTGACCGCGCTCCGCGCCCGGGCGGGCGATTGGCTGCGCTCCCTGCCCGACGACGCGGGGCGGGTGCTGGCGGTCGTGGAGCCCGCGTTCGCGCGAGCGGTGACCGTCCATGCGCTGGGCCTTCCCACGGAGGTGTTCTGGCGGCTCGACGTGGCACCGCTGACGCTCACCGAACTGAGCGGCCGGGCCGGCCGGTGGAATCTGCGCTGCGGCCGGCCGCTCGCGGGGGAGCGGGACCGTCCCTGA
- a CDS encoding AAA family ATPase — translation MTGGEGAGVLWIGGPPGAGKTTVARLLARRHGLRWYNADAHTWEHRDRALAAGHPAAVRWEALSREERWSAPVAEMLAMSLHRERGPMILDDLRALPPAPLTVAEGTPVTPSVTGAGAAAVWLLPTPAVQEARLAERGLERGQRELYRFLVREIAEEVEAYGGATVVVDGSDSVEDTLAEVGKHVAAAPADGPVARTAAGRGELLRYANRAVVSQYLAFFARPWAPGDPRTTVLAFACECGADGCEEDVRLTVAAFPRSPVHAPGHG, via the coding sequence GTGACGGGTGGTGAGGGCGCCGGGGTGCTGTGGATCGGCGGCCCGCCCGGGGCCGGCAAGACGACCGTGGCCAGGCTGCTCGCCCGTCGGCACGGTCTGCGCTGGTACAACGCCGACGCGCACACCTGGGAGCACCGGGACCGCGCGCTCGCGGCGGGCCACCCGGCGGCGGTGAGGTGGGAGGCACTGTCGCGTGAGGAGCGGTGGTCTGCGCCGGTGGCGGAGATGCTCGCAATGTCACTGCACCGCGAACGCGGGCCCATGATCCTCGATGATCTCCGGGCGCTGCCGCCCGCACCGCTGACCGTCGCCGAGGGCACCCCGGTCACGCCCTCGGTCACCGGCGCCGGCGCCGCCGCGGTGTGGCTTTTGCCCACGCCGGCGGTGCAGGAGGCCCGGCTGGCCGAACGCGGTCTGGAGCGGGGCCAGAGGGAGCTCTACAGGTTCCTGGTTCGCGAAATCGCCGAGGAGGTGGAGGCGTACGGGGGTGCGACGGTCGTGGTGGACGGCAGCGACAGCGTCGAGGACACGCTTGCCGAGGTCGGGAAGCACGTCGCGGCGGCGCCGGCCGACGGCCCGGTGGCACGGACGGCGGCCGGGCGCGGTGAGCTGCTGCGGTATGCGAACCGGGCTGTCGTCTCCCAGTACCTGGCCTTCTTCGCCCGGCCGTGGGCACCGGGAGATCCGCGGACGACGGTCCTCGCCTTCGCCTGCGAGTGCGGTGCGGACGGGTGCGAGGAGGATGTACGGCTCACGGTCGCCGCGTTTCCGCGCAGCCCGGTGCACGCGCCGGGACACGGATAG
- a CDS encoding SpoIIE family protein phosphatase, whose product MAARYGRRRSVLRMRTLAGQVFLLQVAIVVLLVAAGMGALVLQSRSDSEREARNRSVAVAETFAHSPGIEAALESPNPTAILQPRAEEARKRSGVDFIVVLSTQGIRYTHPLPDRIGKQFVGNLAPARAGEVVTEKITGTIGPLVQAVVPVRGSNGAVIGMVSAGITIDHVSGVVEDQFPLLLGAAGVVLLLTTGGTALVSRRLRRQTHGLGPTEMTRMYEHHDAVLHAVREGVLIVDGEGRLLLANDEARRLLSLPADVEGRPVAELGLDPRTAELLTSGRIASDEVHLVGDRLLAVNQRSTDADGGPPGSVATIRDTTELQALTGRADVAQARLKLLYDAGTEIGTTLDVVRTCEELAEFAVGRFADYATVDLMSAVLRGEEPTPSGGGAEMHRVAFHGLRQDSALYPLGTAIRFLPTTPMGAGIGKGEAVLEPDLAALRGWQQQSPVRAQKLVDSGFHSMIAVPLRARGVILGVAMFWRSKRPEAFEEEDLSLAEELVARAAVSVDNARRYTREHTMAVTLQRSLLPRGLPEQNALDVAFRYRPAQAGLGGLGGVGGDWFDIIPLPGARVALVVGDVVGHGLHAAATMGRLRTAVHNFSTLDLPPDELLWHLDELVARIDQEEVADGNEGGESGVTGATCLYAIYDPSTGRCTMARAGHVQPVVLHANGTADFAEVPGGPPLGLGGLPFETLELQLPENSSLVLYTDGLVEDRERDIDESLALLRRTVAGHPDRSPDETCEAVLRALLPERPRDDIALLVGRTRVLDPAKVADWEVRQDPSAVGEVRGAVARTLGEWGLEEEAFTTELILSELVTNAIRYAIGPIHVRLILDRSLICEVSDHSSTSPHLRQAATTDEGGRGLFLVAQFADRWGTRYTPDGKVIWTEQPLPSEDL is encoded by the coding sequence ATGGCCGCACGCTACGGCCGCCGGCGCTCGGTTCTCCGGATGAGAACCCTCGCAGGTCAGGTCTTTCTCCTGCAGGTGGCGATCGTGGTGTTGCTCGTCGCCGCAGGCATGGGCGCGCTCGTTCTGCAGTCCCGGTCGGACAGTGAGCGCGAGGCCCGCAACCGTTCGGTGGCGGTGGCCGAGACGTTCGCGCACTCGCCCGGCATCGAGGCGGCGCTGGAGAGCCCGAACCCCACCGCGATCCTGCAGCCGCGCGCCGAGGAGGCGCGAAAACGTTCCGGCGTCGACTTCATCGTCGTCCTCAGCACCCAGGGCATCCGCTACACCCATCCGCTCCCCGACCGGATCGGCAAGCAGTTCGTCGGCAATCTGGCCCCGGCCCGGGCCGGCGAGGTGGTCACCGAGAAGATCACCGGGACCATCGGGCCACTCGTCCAGGCTGTGGTGCCGGTGCGGGGGTCCAACGGGGCGGTCATCGGCATGGTGTCGGCGGGCATCACGATCGACCACGTCAGCGGTGTCGTGGAGGACCAGTTCCCGCTGCTGCTGGGCGCCGCGGGAGTGGTGCTGCTGCTGACGACCGGTGGCACGGCCCTGGTCAGCAGACGGCTGCGACGGCAGACGCACGGCCTCGGGCCCACCGAGATGACCCGGATGTACGAGCACCACGACGCCGTCCTGCACGCCGTACGCGAGGGCGTGCTCATCGTCGACGGCGAGGGGCGGCTGCTGCTCGCCAACGACGAGGCGCGGCGACTGCTGAGTCTTCCGGCGGACGTGGAGGGCCGGCCGGTCGCCGAGCTGGGTCTGGACCCCCGTACCGCGGAGCTGCTGACCTCGGGGCGCATCGCGAGTGACGAGGTCCATCTGGTCGGGGACCGGCTGCTCGCCGTGAACCAGCGCTCGACCGACGCGGACGGCGGACCGCCCGGCAGTGTGGCGACGATCCGCGACACCACCGAGCTCCAGGCCCTCACCGGCCGGGCGGACGTGGCCCAGGCGCGGCTGAAGCTGCTGTACGACGCGGGTACGGAGATCGGCACCACGCTGGACGTGGTGCGCACCTGTGAGGAGCTGGCGGAGTTCGCCGTGGGCCGCTTCGCCGACTACGCCACCGTCGACCTGATGTCGGCCGTGCTGCGCGGCGAGGAGCCGACCCCGAGCGGCGGCGGCGCGGAGATGCATCGCGTGGCCTTCCACGGACTGCGGCAGGACTCGGCGCTCTACCCGCTGGGCACGGCCATCCGCTTTCTGCCGACCACCCCGATGGGCGCGGGGATCGGCAAGGGCGAAGCCGTCCTGGAGCCGGATCTCGCCGCGCTGAGAGGCTGGCAGCAGCAGTCGCCCGTTCGGGCGCAGAAGCTGGTCGACTCCGGATTTCACTCCATGATCGCGGTGCCGCTGCGAGCCCGCGGGGTGATCCTGGGCGTGGCGATGTTCTGGCGCTCCAAGCGGCCGGAGGCCTTCGAGGAGGAGGACCTCTCCCTCGCCGAGGAGCTGGTCGCCCGGGCGGCGGTGAGCGTGGACAACGCCCGCCGGTACACGCGCGAGCACACGATGGCGGTGACGCTCCAGCGCAGTCTGCTCCCCCGCGGGCTGCCGGAGCAGAACGCCCTGGACGTCGCCTTCCGCTACCGCCCCGCCCAGGCGGGCCTCGGCGGGCTCGGCGGAGTGGGCGGCGACTGGTTCGACATCATCCCGTTGCCGGGCGCGCGGGTGGCGCTCGTCGTCGGCGACGTCGTGGGGCACGGGCTGCACGCGGCGGCCACCATGGGCCGGCTCCGGACGGCGGTGCACAACTTCTCCACCCTGGATCTGCCGCCCGACGAGCTGCTGTGGCATCTGGACGAACTGGTCGCCCGGATCGATCAGGAGGAGGTCGCCGACGGCAACGAGGGCGGCGAGTCGGGCGTCACCGGCGCGACCTGCCTCTACGCGATCTACGACCCGTCCACCGGCCGCTGCACGATGGCGCGGGCCGGGCACGTCCAGCCGGTGGTGCTCCACGCGAACGGGACCGCGGACTTCGCGGAGGTCCCCGGAGGTCCACCCCTCGGTCTCGGCGGGCTGCCCTTCGAGACGCTCGAACTCCAGCTGCCGGAGAACAGCAGCCTGGTGCTCTACACGGACGGTCTCGTCGAGGACCGCGAGCGGGACATCGACGAGAGTCTGGCCCTGCTGCGCCGTACCGTCGCGGGGCATCCGGACCGCAGTCCCGACGAGACGTGCGAGGCGGTGCTCCGGGCCCTGCTCCCCGAGCGTCCGCGGGACGACATCGCGCTGCTCGTGGGCCGTACCCGCGTACTCGACCCGGCGAAGGTGGCGGACTGGGAGGTCCGGCAGGATCCGTCCGCGGTGGGCGAGGTCCGGGGGGCTGTGGCACGCACGCTCGGGGAGTGGGGTCTGGAGGAGGAGGCCTTCACGACGGAGCTGATCCTCAGCGAGCTCGTCACCAATGCCATCCGCTACGCCATCGGGCCGATCCATGTCCGGCTGATCCTGGACCGCAGCCTGATCTGCGAGGTCTCGGACCACAGCAGCACCTCGCCGCATCTGCGCCAGGCCGCGACCACCGACGAGGGGGGCCGCGGGCTGTTCCTGGTGGCCCAGTTCGCCGACCGCTGGGGCACCCGGTACACACCGGACGGCAAGGTGATCTGGACGGAGCAGCCGTTGCCGTCCGAGGACCTGTGA
- a CDS encoding FAD-dependent oxidoreductase, whose amino-acid sequence MEENADHRVPVLIVGGSLVGLATSMFLSRHGIGHLLVEKHSGTSTHPRGRGMNVRTMELFRVCGVEQDIREAAAVLADNHGILQGGSLTGNDSAWLFKEIDPGGRLARISPAGWCLCSQNDIEPVLSEHSRRLGAQMLYSNEMLSFEQDAGGVSAIVKDRTTGEHRTVRADYLVAADGPRSPVREQLGIGQTGNGELFHNVSVTFNSRQLADVVGDRRFIVCYLTKPGADGALLPVNNVDRWVFHAPWHPEDGETLDDFTDERCADHIRRAVGAEDLDVEITGKAPWHAAERVAERYSDGRVFLAGDSAHEMSPTGAFGSNTGIQDAHNIAWKLAAVLKGWAGPGLLDTYGMERLPVARVTSERASARSAEHSHPGYAPSPTSGGGRQGGVLMVAMGYGYRSGAVVGVDPSLAVVPERMQLSGDPGTRAPHIWVTGQNGRVSTVDLYEQSLVLLCAENSPWREGARKAAAGLSVPLEAYAIGGGPAADLAPEDGEDWAERHGTTPEGAVLVRPDGFVAWRSPGAAADPEATLRKVLTEVLSLG is encoded by the coding sequence ATGGAAGAGAACGCCGATCACCGCGTGCCGGTACTGATCGTCGGCGGGTCCCTGGTGGGCCTGGCCACCTCGATGTTCCTGAGCCGTCATGGCATCGGGCATCTGCTCGTCGAGAAGCACTCGGGCACATCCACACATCCCCGCGGACGAGGAATGAACGTCCGCACGATGGAGCTGTTCCGCGTCTGCGGAGTGGAACAGGACATCCGCGAGGCGGCGGCCGTCCTCGCCGACAACCACGGAATCCTTCAGGGCGGGTCCCTGACGGGCAATGACTCCGCCTGGCTGTTCAAGGAGATCGACCCCGGCGGCCGGCTGGCGCGGATCAGTCCCGCCGGCTGGTGCCTGTGCAGCCAGAACGACATCGAGCCGGTGCTCTCCGAGCATTCGCGACGGCTCGGGGCGCAGATGCTGTACTCGAACGAGATGCTCTCGTTCGAGCAGGACGCAGGCGGTGTCAGCGCGATCGTCAAGGACCGTACGACGGGCGAGCACAGGACCGTGCGCGCCGACTACCTCGTCGCCGCCGACGGGCCGCGCAGTCCCGTCCGGGAACAGCTGGGCATCGGCCAGACCGGCAACGGCGAGTTGTTCCACAACGTCAGCGTCACGTTCAACTCCCGGCAGCTCGCCGACGTCGTCGGCGACCGGCGCTTCATCGTCTGCTACCTGACCAAGCCCGGAGCGGACGGGGCCCTGCTGCCGGTGAACAACGTCGACCGCTGGGTCTTCCACGCGCCGTGGCACCCCGAGGACGGTGAGACCCTCGACGACTTCACCGACGAGCGGTGCGCCGACCACATCCGCCGGGCGGTCGGGGCCGAGGACCTGGATGTCGAGATCACCGGCAAGGCGCCGTGGCACGCGGCCGAACGGGTCGCGGAACGCTACTCGGACGGCCGGGTCTTCCTCGCCGGCGACTCCGCCCACGAGATGTCCCCGACCGGCGCGTTCGGCTCCAACACCGGTATCCAGGACGCCCACAACATCGCCTGGAAGCTGGCGGCGGTGCTGAAGGGCTGGGCCGGGCCGGGGCTGCTCGACACCTACGGCATGGAGCGGCTGCCGGTCGCGCGGGTCACCAGCGAGCGCGCCTCGGCCCGCTCGGCGGAGCACAGCCACCCCGGCTACGCACCGTCGCCCACCTCGGGCGGCGGCCGGCAGGGCGGCGTGCTGATGGTGGCCATGGGCTACGGCTACCGCTCGGGCGCTGTCGTCGGGGTCGACCCCTCGCTGGCCGTGGTGCCCGAGCGCATGCAGCTCTCGGGGGACCCCGGCACCCGGGCCCCGCACATCTGGGTCACCGGACAGAACGGCCGTGTGTCGACGGTGGACCTGTACGAGCAGTCGCTCGTGCTGCTGTGCGCCGAGAACTCACCCTGGCGCGAAGGCGCCCGCAAGGCCGCGGCGGGACTGTCCGTACCTCTGGAGGCCTACGCGATCGGCGGCGGGCCCGCCGCCGACCTCGCCCCCGAGGACGGGGAGGACTGGGCCGAGAGGCACGGCACCACCCCCGAGGGCGCGGTGCTCGTGCGTCCCGACGGCTTCGTGGCCTGGCGTTCGCCGGGTGCGGCGGCCGATCCGGAGGCGACGCTGCGCAAGGTGCTCACGGAGGTTCTGAGCCTGGGCTGA
- a CDS encoding SchA/CurD-like domain-containing protein: MTTLSERISQSAFDGSRLRVILLLDLHDGAQKQFLEAYEHMRNQVASVPGHINDQLCQSIENPSQWLITSEWESAPPFLAWVNSEEHVETVQPLHSCVRDTRSLRFSVLRETGAPFTESFAPSKGGLQAAPRVGDGVVRHALTFTVKPGSEEKVAKILAGYTSPSSRVDDDTRLRRTSLFMHGNRVVRAIEVQGDLMAALRHVARQPEVRAVEDAINPYLEQDRDLDDPNSARLFFTRAALPAVHHVSGDGVDTDEVNRHALFYQAKEGCGMALARMLAKQDEAAADSPGNPIAGSTVFQRDDIVVRLVDVVGPLDGHPALALGVAGDRKAACLAKLLADGDEGVPTTDAEISRFLARSDMQLITDRSAPPES; this comes from the coding sequence ATGACAACCTTGTCGGAACGGATATCGCAGTCCGCCTTCGACGGCTCCAGGCTTCGGGTGATTTTGCTGCTGGACCTCCACGACGGGGCGCAGAAGCAGTTCCTCGAGGCGTACGAGCACATGCGGAACCAGGTCGCCTCCGTACCGGGGCACATCAACGACCAGCTCTGCCAGTCGATCGAGAACCCGTCGCAGTGGCTCATCACGAGCGAGTGGGAGAGTGCACCGCCCTTCCTCGCGTGGGTCAACAGCGAGGAGCACGTGGAGACGGTCCAGCCGCTGCACAGCTGCGTACGGGACACGCGTTCACTGCGCTTCAGTGTGCTGCGGGAGACCGGAGCGCCGTTCACCGAGTCCTTCGCGCCCAGCAAGGGCGGCCTCCAGGCGGCTCCTCGCGTCGGCGACGGAGTGGTTCGCCACGCGCTGACGTTCACGGTCAAGCCGGGCTCCGAGGAGAAGGTCGCCAAGATCCTTGCCGGCTACACCTCGCCGTCGTCTCGCGTCGACGACGACACCCGGCTGCGCCGCACCTCGCTCTTCATGCACGGCAACCGCGTCGTCAGGGCGATCGAGGTGCAGGGCGACCTGATGGCCGCGCTGCGGCACGTGGCACGGCAGCCCGAGGTGCGGGCCGTCGAGGACGCCATCAACCCGTACCTGGAGCAGGACCGGGATCTCGACGACCCCAACTCCGCGCGGCTCTTCTTCACCCGTGCCGCACTGCCCGCCGTGCACCATGTGTCGGGCGACGGAGTGGACACCGACGAGGTCAACCGGCACGCGCTGTTCTACCAGGCCAAGGAGGGCTGCGGGATGGCCCTGGCCCGGATGCTCGCCAAGCAGGACGAGGCGGCGGCCGACAGCCCCGGGAACCCTATCGCCGGCAGCACGGTCTTCCAGCGCGACGACATCGTCGTCCGCCTGGTGGACGTCGTCGGGCCGCTGGACGGGCACCCCGCGCTGGCACTCGGCGTCGCAGGTGACCGCAAGGCCGCCTGCCTCGCCAAGCTCCTCGCCGACGGCGACGAGGGCGTGCCGACCACCGACGCGGAGATTTCGCGCTTCCTCGCGCGCTCCGACATGCAGCTCATCACCGACCGGAGCGCGCCGCCCGAGTCCTGA
- a CDS encoding cupin domain-containing protein has translation MTTHSPRIVDLSETQPNTRRGGDLRAVLTPTAVGATSGFMGLAIVPPGESIAEHYHPYSEEFVYVVKGLLEVDLDGETHSMSPDQGLMIPLNVRHRFRNVGNEEARMVFHLGPLAPRPELGHVDTEHVEEAAEQGRPPERTGAVS, from the coding sequence ATGACCACGCACAGCCCACGCATCGTGGACCTCAGCGAGACCCAGCCCAACACCCGGCGAGGCGGTGACCTGCGCGCCGTGCTCACGCCGACGGCCGTGGGCGCGACCAGCGGGTTCATGGGCCTGGCGATCGTGCCGCCCGGTGAGTCCATCGCCGAGCACTACCACCCGTACTCGGAGGAGTTCGTGTACGTGGTGAAGGGGCTCCTGGAGGTGGACCTGGACGGCGAGACGCACTCCATGAGTCCCGACCAGGGCCTCATGATCCCGCTGAACGTGCGGCACCGGTTCCGCAATGTCGGCAACGAGGAAGCCCGCATGGTCTTCCACCTCGGCCCGCTCGCGCCGCGCCCCGAACTCGGGCACGTCGACACCGAGCATGTCGAGGAGGCTGCCGAGCAGGGCAGGCCGCCGGAACGGACTGGGGCCGTTTCGTGA